A part of Sus scrofa isolate TJ Tabasco breed Duroc chromosome 15, Sscrofa11.1, whole genome shotgun sequence genomic DNA contains:
- the DNAJB3 gene encoding dnaJ homolog subfamily B member 3: protein MVDYYEVLGVPRQASSEAIKKAYRKLALKWHPDKNPENKEEAERRFKQVAQAYEVLSDAKKRDVYDRCGAAGVEGRGGGRPFERPSEGVFSFRDPAEVFREFFGGWDPFSFDFFPDPLENIMGGRRSSRVSRNRGSAPLFSTFSEFPAFRGGVSSFDTGFTSFASLGNGGLSSFSMSCGGGGGGRGTFKSVSTSTEIINGKKITTKRIIENGRERVEVDEDGELKSLIINGKEELLRIDPR from the coding sequence ATGGTGGACTACTACGAGGTGCTGGGCGTGCCCCGCCAGGCCTCGTCCGAGGCCATCAAGAAGGCCTACCGCAAGCTGGCCCTCAAGTGGCACCCGGACAAAAACCCTGAGAACAAGGAGGAGGCGGAGAGGAGGTTCAAACAGGTGGCCCAGGCCTACGAGGTCTTGTCCGACGCCAAGAAAAGGGACGTCTACGACCGCTGCGGCGCGGCGGGAGTGGAGGGCCGCGGCGGCGGCAGGCCCTTCGAACGCCCCTCTGAGGGCGTCTTCAGCTTCCGCGACCCGGCCGAGGTCTTCAGGGAGTTCTTCGGGGGCTGGGACCCGTTTTCCTTTGACTTCTTCCCAGACCCTCTTGAGAACATTATGGGGGGTCGGAGGAGCTCCCGAGTGAGCAGAAACAGAGGGTCTGCACCCCTTTTCTCCACCTTCAGTGAATTTCCAGCATTCAGAGGTGGTGTTTCTTCTTTTGATACAGGATTTACTTCCTTTGCTTCCTTGGGGAATGGgggcctttcttccttctccatgtcttgtggtggtggcggtggtgggagGGGCACCTTTAAATCCGTGTCGACTTCCACCGAAATCATTAATGGCAAAAAGATCACCACCAAGCGAATCATTGAGAATGGCCGAGAGAGGGTAGAAGTGGACGAAGACGGAGAGTTAAAGTCCCTGATAATAAATGGCAAAGAGGAGCTGCTGCGCATTGACCCCAGGTGA